TGCAGCGTACCCGCCGCTTGCTCACCCAGGCGCTCATCGAACTGAGTGCCGAACAGCCGCTTGAAACCATCACGGTGCGTGACCTGACTGAACGGGCGGAAGTCGGCTACGCGACCTTCTTCCGCCACTACACGAGCATTCAGGACCTGCTGCGTGGCGCGGTGGACGATCTGCGGGCAGAGCTCTTCGAACTGTTACCACCACTAGCCGGCGACGCGCCTGAGCAGGCAGGGGCGTTGGTGTTCCGACACGTCCAGGCCCATCCGGGTCTTTACCGTCTGCTGCTCGGCAGCGACCGCTCTTTGGAACTGCGGGACCAGATTATCGCCATTGGCGTAGAGGGCCTGTTGGACACCTTCGAGGCTCGA
This region of Deinococcus ruber genomic DNA includes:
- a CDS encoding TetR/AcrR family transcriptional regulator; protein product: MPEVSLIPRADLRVQRTRRLLTQALIELSAEQPLETITVRDLTERAEVGYATFFRHYTSIQDLLRGAVDDLRAELFELLPPLAGDAPEQAGALVFRHVQAHPGLYRLLLGSDRSLELRDQIIAIGVEGLLDTFEARPDARVPVEVAAHHFIRSFLSLIEWWLQQDQPHSPERMGEVYCELILRPTQAAALQPRPVPKAQR